A genomic window from Pirellulaceae bacterium includes:
- a CDS encoding ABC transporter ATP-binding protein, protein MSPHSLRSLVQQIPVSHWRYPAALLNCVIGLSVPVLAVLAGYIVQALIQQPFAAFTARLPHVTWLLGELSPMARVSWLLLAALAVVVVSQVLLFVIYRLSQRAAVDFEIAMIDRLRQHARRLAKVRTLSAQQTSLQDCLEYHLPRVRNVLSMHWRSMPRHPVQCTAGLLTAGLIHPQFTFLAVVTAVLVLLVYQFLDRLRRSHLPVIREKAAQHRTALVNLSLRGPLLEAVHSQPEIESKVAERLELYRRDALRSLTSSAWKVPLLFLGLTCLACLLLFVTSIQVLRETLQLPAVVAFLGCLIGAVYSARRIMQVTRDNSHIATAADELNRFLGLVVPGFDDATFPRIDAVRSRAELEHVTVQDSRGRKLLEDVSVVFEPGQLIGIAAHQWLEGRALAELLIGLGRPTSGRMLVDGTLVSDLQSDCLIRCAHWVASDGGVLTGSVAENLRASSQPAFENAVRQAHLTDLMIRMSEGPSTLITHDDDRFVGDDAFRMGIARALLKNASVVVIEEPDSGADPAVQQATLQAISSLVDARRITVVLPQRLNTLRQCDRVIFVYEHRVLAVGSHADLIQKNDLYRHLTYLRYNPFQTGGPS, encoded by the coding sequence GTGTCCCCACATTCCTTGAGATCGCTTGTGCAGCAAATCCCGGTATCGCATTGGCGTTATCCGGCCGCGCTCCTGAATTGCGTTATTGGGCTGAGCGTTCCCGTGTTAGCCGTGCTGGCTGGCTACATAGTCCAAGCCTTAATCCAGCAGCCGTTTGCCGCATTTACAGCGCGCTTGCCCCATGTGACGTGGCTACTTGGTGAACTTTCACCAATGGCGCGAGTCAGTTGGCTATTGCTGGCCGCATTGGCGGTGGTTGTGGTGTCGCAAGTCCTGCTGTTTGTAATCTATCGGCTTTCGCAGCGAGCGGCTGTAGATTTTGAAATTGCCATGATCGACAGGTTGCGTCAGCATGCTCGTCGCTTGGCCAAAGTGCGCACCTTGTCGGCTCAGCAGACATCACTGCAGGACTGCTTGGAGTATCACCTGCCGCGCGTCCGCAATGTTTTGAGCATGCACTGGCGATCGATGCCACGGCATCCTGTTCAATGCACCGCCGGTTTGTTGACCGCCGGACTGATTCATCCGCAGTTTACTTTTCTGGCGGTGGTTACGGCGGTTCTGGTCCTGCTGGTCTATCAATTTCTGGATCGACTGCGCCGCTCACATTTGCCGGTGATACGCGAGAAGGCGGCACAGCATCGAACTGCCCTGGTGAATTTGAGTCTGCGTGGACCGCTGTTAGAAGCGGTCCATAGCCAGCCGGAGATCGAAAGCAAGGTTGCAGAACGACTGGAGCTGTATCGTCGCGATGCGCTCCGCAGTTTGACCAGTTCAGCGTGGAAGGTACCCTTGCTGTTTCTTGGTTTGACCTGTTTAGCCTGCTTGTTGCTGTTTGTGACATCCATCCAAGTCTTGCGTGAAACTCTACAGTTACCAGCGGTCGTCGCTTTTCTAGGTTGCTTGATCGGCGCGGTTTATAGCGCTCGGCGAATCATGCAAGTGACGCGAGACAACAGTCATATAGCCACGGCCGCCGACGAATTGAATCGTTTTTTGGGGCTGGTGGTCCCTGGGTTCGATGACGCAACCTTTCCGCGAATCGATGCTGTTCGGAGTCGTGCGGAGTTGGAGCACGTTACTGTCCAAGACAGTCGTGGTCGCAAGCTGCTAGAGGATGTCAGCGTGGTGTTTGAACCTGGGCAATTGATTGGCATCGCCGCACATCAATGGCTGGAAGGCAGGGCCTTGGCCGAATTGTTGATCGGTCTTGGACGGCCCACCAGTGGTCGGATGTTAGTCGATGGGACACTGGTCAGCGATCTTCAGTCCGACTGCTTGATTCGGTGTGCCCATTGGGTAGCCAGCGACGGCGGTGTATTGACCGGTTCGGTGGCTGAGAACTTGCGGGCAAGTAGTCAGCCAGCTTTCGAAAACGCCGTTCGACAAGCTCATCTGACCGACCTCATGATCCGTATGTCCGAGGGGCCAAGTACACTTATCACTCATGACGACGATCGTTTCGTCGGCGACGACGCCTTTCGCATGGGCATCGCCCGCGCTTTGCTGAAGAACGCTTCCGTCGTGGTTATCGAAGAACCTGACTCAGGGGCCGACCCCGCCGTTCAGCAGGCGACGCTTCAGGCCATATCGAGCCTGGTCGATGCACGCCGGATAACGGTAGTCCTGCCTCAGCGGTTGAATACCCTCAGGCAGTGTGACCGGGTAATCTTTGTTTACGAGCACCGAGTGTTAGCAGTCGGTTCGCACGCCGATTTGATTCAGAAAAACGATTTGTATCGCCATCTGACGTACCTGCGCTACAATCCGTTTCAAACGGGCGGTCCGTCCTAA
- a CDS encoding response regulator → MSNILLVEDSPTQALQLKLLLESGSHKVEVCDDGVPALQLLADGVCELVISDLELPVMNGLELIRRMKSEFPDVPAVLITGQGSERLAAEALSVGATAYVPKSMANDLLLSTVEDVLGVMRTDQRYSELIDCTLENRMVFLLPNQPEHLIAAIDLVTQMAAGMELLTVMDRYRVSQALQQAASNAMFRGNLELSRQQCPQASISDCRIDSLPSVVRERLNAAPYRNRKIHFDARLMRDLIRIVIKDDGHGFDVKTWESRHQVHEGAAPFTGDTGRGFALIYRFMDKVSFNGSGNEITLVKHCLASKQS, encoded by the coding sequence ATGTCGAACATCTTACTAGTTGAAGACAGCCCAACTCAAGCATTGCAGTTGAAGTTGTTGCTAGAGTCTGGTTCGCACAAGGTAGAAGTCTGTGACGACGGTGTCCCGGCGCTGCAGTTGCTGGCTGACGGAGTGTGCGAGCTGGTAATTTCGGATTTGGAATTGCCTGTCATGAATGGATTGGAACTCATCCGGCGGATGAAGTCCGAATTTCCCGATGTGCCAGCGGTGTTGATCACCGGCCAAGGGTCAGAACGTTTGGCAGCTGAAGCGCTGAGTGTCGGCGCTACCGCATACGTGCCCAAGTCTATGGCCAACGATCTGTTGCTGAGTACCGTGGAGGATGTGCTGGGCGTGATGCGGACCGATCAGCGCTACAGCGAGTTGATTGACTGCACCTTGGAAAATCGTATGGTGTTCTTGCTGCCTAACCAGCCCGAGCATTTGATTGCTGCGATCGACTTGGTGACGCAGATGGCTGCAGGAATGGAGTTATTGACTGTGATGGACCGCTATCGCGTCTCTCAAGCGTTGCAACAAGCCGCTTCGAATGCGATGTTTCGTGGCAATCTGGAACTCAGCCGACAGCAGTGTCCCCAAGCATCGATTAGCGATTGCCGGATAGATTCGTTGCCTAGCGTGGTTCGCGAGCGGTTGAATGCGGCCCCGTACAGAAATCGCAAAATTCATTTCGATGCGCGGCTGATGCGAGACCTCATTCGCATCGTCATCAAAGACGATGGGCACGGATTTGACGTCAAGACATGGGAGTCGCGGCATCAGGTACACGAAGGAGCTGCCCCGTTTACCGGAGACACGGGACGCGGCTTCGCGTTGATCTACCGATTTATGGACAAAGTTTCGTTTAATGGTTCCGGCAACGAAATTACACTGGTGAAACATTGTCTGGCCTCCAAGCAATCCTAG